A portion of the Streptomyces sp. YPW6 genome contains these proteins:
- a CDS encoding SGM_5486 family transporter-associated protein produces the protein MPVLDPNPQNGQKKLLLVFGAMLLVTVVIGVIATIASP, from the coding sequence ATGCCCGTGCTCGATCCGAATCCCCAGAACGGCCAGAAGAAGCTTCTCCTCGTGTTCGGGGCGATGCTCCTCGTCACCGTCGTCATCGGTGTGATCGCCACGATCGCCTCGCCCTGA
- a CDS encoding histidine phosphatase family protein: MSVETPRRMVLLRHAKAEWSQASDHERPLAERGRKDAPVAGRRLADSGIDFDLALCSSAARTRETWKLAVHEFSQRPRTVYEERLYEASLGELIALFNETPDEVRNLLVIGHNPGMHGAADALSGSAEGDTLARMTRDGFPTAAYAVVEFPGSWKSVEHGAGRLTEYWTPND; this comes from the coding sequence ATGAGCGTCGAGACACCTCGCAGGATGGTCCTTCTCCGGCATGCCAAGGCGGAATGGTCGCAGGCTTCCGATCATGAGCGCCCGCTGGCCGAGCGCGGCCGGAAGGACGCGCCCGTCGCCGGCCGCAGGCTCGCCGATTCCGGCATCGACTTCGATCTGGCCCTGTGCTCCAGTGCCGCCAGGACACGGGAGACCTGGAAGCTGGCCGTCCATGAATTCTCCCAGCGCCCCCGGACCGTCTATGAGGAGCGGCTCTACGAGGCCTCCCTCGGCGAACTGATCGCCCTGTTCAACGAGACCCCCGACGAGGTGCGCAACCTCCTGGTCATCGGCCACAACCCCGGGATGCACGGGGCCGCCGACGCCCTCTCCGGCTCGGCCGAGGGCGACACCCTGGCCCGGATGACCCGGGACGGATTCCCCACCGCCGCCTACGCCGTGGTGGAGTTCCCCGGCTCCTGGAAGAGCGTGGAGCACGGAGCGGGCCGGCTCACGGAGTACTGGACCCCGAACGACTGA
- a CDS encoding FadR/GntR family transcriptional regulator, with protein MALTSPRRSALSDQVIAQLRNQITSGEWPVGSRIPTEPELVEQLGVARNTVREAVRALAHNGLLDIRQGSGTYVIATSELAGVMHRRFAAADPRHVAELRSTLESSAARLAATRRTDRDLRQLDALMARREEAWESGDAEAFVAADATLHLAVVAASHNDVLTGLYADLGDLLRDYLRGDVGPELRPENHMDHGRLVEAIRAGDTETAAAEAASHALHCLTDRV; from the coding sequence ATGGCGCTGACGTCTCCCCGGCGTTCGGCACTCTCCGACCAGGTGATCGCCCAGTTGCGGAACCAGATCACCTCGGGCGAGTGGCCGGTCGGCTCACGGATTCCGACCGAGCCCGAGCTGGTCGAGCAGCTGGGCGTGGCCCGCAACACCGTGCGCGAGGCCGTGCGGGCCCTGGCGCACAACGGGCTGCTGGACATCCGGCAGGGCTCGGGCACGTACGTGATCGCCACGAGCGAGCTGGCCGGGGTGATGCACCGCAGGTTCGCGGCGGCGGACCCCCGCCATGTCGCGGAGCTGCGCTCGACGCTGGAGTCGTCGGCGGCCCGGCTGGCGGCCACCCGGCGCACGGACCGGGATCTGCGGCAGCTGGACGCGTTGATGGCACGCCGGGAGGAGGCCTGGGAGTCGGGTGACGCGGAGGCGTTCGTGGCGGCGGACGCGACGCTGCACCTGGCGGTGGTGGCCGCATCGCACAACGACGTCCTGACCGGGCTCTACGCCGACCTCGGAGACCTGCTGCGCGACTACCTGCGCGGCGACGTGGGTCCCGAGCTGCGGCCGGAGAACCACATGGACCACGGCCGGCTGGTCGAGGCGATCCGGGCCGGGGACACGGAGACGGCGGCGGCCGAGGCGGCGAGCCACGCGCTGCACTGCCTGACGGACCGGGTGTAG
- the serB gene encoding phosphoserine phosphatase SerB yields the protein MSASQPPQPPSSSEPSESLEPLGPRRGDGPGDGPPPGSDAPTLLVKIFGKDRPGITAGLFDTLAAYAVDVVDIEQVVTRGRIVLCALVTAPTAGGTTEGDLRATVHSWADSLKLQAEIISGIGDNRPRGDGRSHVTVLGHPLTAESTAAIAATITATGGNIDRIFRLAKYPVTAVEFAVSGTGTPELRTALATAAAEIGVDVAVVSAGLSRRAQRLVVMDVDSTLIQDEVIELFAAHAGCESKVAEVTEQAMRGELDFEQSLHARVALLAGLDASVVDKVRTEVRLTPGARTLIRTLKRLGYQVGVVSGGFTQVTDDLKERLGLDFASANTLEVVDGKLTGRVVGEVVDRAGKARLLRSFAEQAGVPLAQTVAIGDGANDLDMLNTAGLGVAFNAKPLVREAAHTAVNVPFLDTVLYLLGITREEVEAADGLVD from the coding sequence ATGAGCGCATCTCAGCCACCTCAGCCTCCCTCGTCTTCTGAGCCCTCTGAGTCTCTTGAGCCCCTTGGTCCCCGCCGGGGCGACGGGCCCGGCGACGGGCCCCCTCCGGGCAGCGACGCACCCACGCTGCTGGTCAAGATCTTCGGCAAGGACCGTCCCGGTATCACCGCCGGGCTCTTCGACACCCTCGCCGCGTACGCGGTCGACGTGGTGGACATCGAGCAGGTCGTCACCCGTGGCCGCATCGTGCTGTGCGCCCTGGTCACCGCGCCCACGGCGGGCGGGACCACCGAGGGCGACCTGCGGGCGACCGTGCACAGCTGGGCCGACTCCCTGAAGCTGCAGGCCGAGATCATCTCCGGCATCGGCGACAACCGGCCCCGCGGTGACGGCCGTTCCCATGTGACGGTGCTGGGACACCCGCTCACCGCGGAGTCGACCGCCGCCATAGCGGCCACCATCACCGCGACCGGCGGGAACATCGACCGGATCTTCCGGCTGGCGAAGTACCCGGTCACCGCCGTCGAGTTCGCGGTGTCGGGGACCGGTACGCCCGAGCTGCGGACGGCGCTGGCGACCGCGGCCGCGGAGATCGGCGTGGACGTCGCGGTGGTCTCGGCCGGGCTGAGCCGCCGGGCCCAGCGGCTGGTGGTCATGGACGTCGACTCCACGCTGATCCAGGACGAGGTGATCGAGCTCTTCGCGGCGCACGCGGGCTGCGAGAGCAAGGTCGCCGAGGTGACCGAGCAGGCGATGCGCGGGGAGCTGGACTTCGAGCAGTCGCTGCACGCCCGGGTCGCACTGCTGGCCGGGCTGGACGCCTCGGTCGTGGACAAGGTGCGCACCGAGGTGCGGCTCACCCCCGGGGCCCGCACCCTGATCCGTACGCTCAAGCGGCTCGGCTACCAGGTCGGCGTCGTCTCCGGCGGTTTCACCCAGGTCACGGACGACCTGAAGGAGCGGCTCGGGCTGGACTTCGCCTCGGCCAACACCCTGGAGGTGGTGGACGGCAAGCTCACCGGCCGGGTCGTGGGTGAGGTGGTGGACCGGGCGGGCAAGGCCCGGCTGCTGCGCAGCTTCGCCGAGCAGGCGGGCGTACCGCTGGCCCAGACCGTGGCGATCGGGGACGGGGCGAACGACCTCGACATGCTGAACACCGCCGGGCTCGGCGTCGCGTTCAATGCCAAGCCGCTGGTCCGCGAGGCGGCGCACACCGCGGTGAACGTGCCGTTCCTGGACACCGTGCTCTATCTGCTCGGCATCACCCGGGAAGAGGTCGAGGCGGCGGACGGCCTCGTCGACTGA
- a CDS encoding transglycosylase SLT domain-containing protein, whose protein sequence is MSATRIPRRLRRLNKVQKISVAGVSALGVAALTFSLVPSNADAEIAPQAAAAAAPVAFTNATGTAQAKTVQNSMIEQHSTAEKLVKAADAAKAKAAAAAKAKAAKAKAEADAKAKAAADAKEKAEKAAKAKADAKKRASEKANRSTARKPVYANNLDGWIREAMAIMKKEGIPGSYDGIHRNIMRESSGNRWAINNWDINARNGVPSKGLLQVIQPTFDRYHVAGTKKDLYDPVANIVAACNYAADRYGSMDNVNSAY, encoded by the coding sequence ATGTCTGCGACTCGCATTCCCCGTCGTCTCCGTCGTCTGAACAAGGTCCAGAAGATCTCCGTGGCCGGTGTGTCGGCCCTGGGCGTCGCCGCCCTGACCTTCTCGCTCGTCCCGTCGAACGCCGATGCCGAGATTGCCCCGCAGGCGGCAGCCGCCGCTGCGCCCGTGGCCTTCACCAACGCCACGGGTACCGCCCAGGCCAAGACCGTGCAGAACAGCATGATCGAGCAGCACTCCACCGCCGAGAAGCTCGTGAAGGCCGCCGACGCCGCCAAGGCGAAGGCCGCCGCCGCGGCCAAGGCCAAGGCCGCGAAGGCCAAGGCCGAGGCCGACGCGAAGGCCAAGGCCGCTGCCGACGCGAAGGAGAAGGCGGAGAAGGCCGCCAAGGCCAAGGCGGACGCGAAGAAGCGCGCGTCCGAGAAGGCCAACCGCTCCACCGCGCGCAAGCCCGTCTACGCCAACAACCTGGACGGGTGGATCCGCGAGGCCATGGCGATCATGAAGAAGGAAGGCATCCCGGGCTCCTACGACGGGATCCACCGCAACATCATGCGCGAGTCCAGCGGTAACCGCTGGGCCATCAACAACTGGGACATCAACGCCCGCAACGGCGTCCCGTCCAAGGGGCTGCTCCAGGTGATCCAGCCGACCTTCGACCGCTACCACGTGGCGGGCACCAAGAAGGACCTGTACGACCCGGTCGCCAACATCGTCGCCGCCTGCAACTACGCGGCCGACCGCTACGGCTCCATGGACAACGTGAACAGCGCGTACTGA
- a CDS encoding SDR family oxidoreductase, which produces MPVAMITGGSKGLGRALAEALAGEGWDLVLDARTAGVLEEAARELRGRYGSRVAAVPGDVTDAAHRADLVAAAGALGGLDLLVSNASVLDAEPLVRLDAVPLEGLRRALEVNVVAALGLVQEALPALRASAAGSVVVVSSDAAAEPYPTWGGYGASKAALDQLAAVLSVEEPGLRVWAVDPGDMATDLYAAAVPEGADEVRPSPRSVAPAFLRLVRERPASGRYTAPALLEGSAGQGGDAR; this is translated from the coding sequence ATGCCGGTCGCGATGATCACGGGTGGTTCGAAGGGGCTGGGACGGGCGTTGGCGGAGGCACTGGCCGGGGAGGGCTGGGACCTGGTGCTGGACGCCCGGACCGCCGGGGTGCTGGAGGAGGCGGCGCGGGAGCTGCGCGGGCGGTACGGGAGCCGGGTGGCGGCGGTGCCGGGGGACGTGACGGACGCGGCGCACCGGGCGGATCTGGTGGCGGCGGCCGGGGCGCTGGGCGGTCTCGACCTGTTGGTGAGCAACGCGAGCGTGCTGGACGCGGAGCCGCTGGTCAGGCTGGACGCGGTGCCGCTGGAGGGGCTCAGGCGGGCGCTGGAGGTGAACGTGGTGGCGGCGCTCGGTCTCGTGCAGGAGGCGTTGCCTGCGCTGCGGGCCTCGGCGGCGGGGTCGGTGGTGGTGGTCAGCTCGGACGCGGCGGCGGAGCCGTACCCGACGTGGGGTGGATACGGGGCGTCGAAGGCGGCGCTGGACCAGCTGGCGGCGGTGCTGAGCGTGGAGGAACCGGGGCTGCGGGTCTGGGCGGTCGACCCGGGTGACATGGCGACGGACCTGTACGCCGCGGCGGTGCCGGAGGGGGCGGACGAGGTACGGCCGTCGCCTCGGAGCGTGGCGCCCGCGTTCCTCCGGCTGGTGCGGGAGCGGCCGGCTAGCGGGCGGTACACGGCCCCGGCCCTGCTGGAGGGGTCGGCGGGGCAGGGCGGGGACGCGCGATGA
- the fabI gene encoding enoyl-ACP reductase FabI: MSGILDGKRILITGVLMESSIAFHAAKVAQEQGAEVILTAFPRPTLTERIAKKLPKPAKVIELDVTNQEHLDRLAGLVREELGSLDGVVHSIGFAPQDALGGNFLNTPFESVATAMHVSAFSLKSLAMACKPLMSEGGSIVGLTFDAQYAWPQYDWMGPAKAALEATSRYLARDLGKDGLRCNLISAGPIRSMAAKSIPGFEELADVWNTRAPLAWDMNDPEPAGRSIVALLSDFFPRTTGEIIHVDSGVHMMGA; encoded by the coding sequence ATGAGCGGAATTCTCGACGGCAAGCGCATCCTCATCACCGGGGTGCTGATGGAGTCGTCCATCGCGTTCCACGCCGCGAAGGTGGCCCAGGAGCAGGGTGCCGAGGTCATCCTGACGGCCTTCCCGCGCCCCACCCTGACCGAGCGCATCGCCAAGAAGCTGCCGAAGCCGGCCAAGGTCATCGAGCTGGACGTGACGAACCAGGAGCACCTGGACCGGCTGGCGGGCCTGGTCCGCGAGGAGCTCGGCTCGCTCGACGGCGTCGTCCACTCCATCGGCTTCGCGCCGCAGGACGCGCTCGGCGGCAACTTCCTCAACACCCCGTTCGAGTCCGTCGCCACCGCGATGCACGTCTCGGCGTTCTCGCTGAAGTCGCTGGCGATGGCCTGCAAGCCGCTGATGAGCGAGGGCGGCTCGATCGTCGGCCTCACCTTCGACGCCCAGTACGCCTGGCCGCAGTACGACTGGATGGGCCCGGCCAAGGCCGCGCTGGAGGCCACCTCCCGCTACCTCGCCCGTGACCTGGGCAAGGACGGGCTGCGCTGCAACCTGATCTCCGCCGGACCGATCCGCTCCATGGCCGCCAAGTCCATCCCGGGCTTCGAGGAACTGGCCGACGTCTGGAACACCCGCGCCCCGCTGGCCTGGGACATGAACGACCCGGAGCCGGCCGGCCGCAGCATCGTCGCCCTGCTCTCCGACTTCTTCCCGCGCACCACGGGCGAGATCATCCACGTCGACAGCGGCGTGCACATGATGGGCGCCTGA
- a CDS encoding MFS transporter, with protein MPDDETQTPTLNREATARTPHDPRTRPLPGTAAGPSPWLLRLIAVGLVLAALNLRPAITSLGALLEEVREGLHMSGSVAGVLTSVPPLCFAVFGVMAPRLARRFGAGAVVCAGMAAIAAGLVVRPYIGSTAGFLAASALALMGIAVSNILMPVIVKRWFPDRVGTMTGLYSMALALGTALAAAVTVPVTGALGGNWQTGLVVWAVLAAVAVLPWVVLVRDRTPAPDRPAPAAANTTDAPPLKIARSRTAWSLACFFGLQATAAYITMGWMPQIFRDAGVSAGTAGLLLAVTMAMGVPLAFVIPRVASRLRNQGPIVVVLGLCGLIGYSGLYLAPAAGAWAWALLLGVANCAFPLALTMIGMRARSGAGVVRLSAFAQSTGYLLSIPGPLLVGVLYQHSGGWGLPIALMAGLMIPQMAAGILAGRDRTIEDEC; from the coding sequence ATGCCGGACGACGAGACGCAGACCCCGACCCTGAACCGCGAGGCCACCGCGCGCACGCCCCACGACCCCCGGACCCGGCCGCTCCCCGGAACCGCCGCCGGGCCCTCGCCGTGGCTGCTGCGCCTCATCGCCGTGGGACTGGTCCTGGCCGCGCTCAACCTCCGCCCCGCCATCACCAGCCTCGGCGCCCTCCTCGAAGAGGTCCGCGAAGGGCTGCACATGAGCGGCAGCGTGGCCGGTGTCCTCACCTCCGTACCACCGCTCTGCTTCGCCGTCTTCGGCGTCATGGCACCGCGCCTCGCCCGCCGCTTCGGCGCGGGCGCCGTCGTCTGCGCGGGCATGGCCGCCATCGCGGCCGGCCTGGTGGTCCGCCCGTACATCGGCTCCACCGCCGGATTCCTGGCCGCCAGCGCGCTGGCCCTGATGGGCATCGCCGTCAGCAACATCCTGATGCCGGTGATCGTCAAGCGCTGGTTCCCCGACCGCGTCGGCACCATGACCGGCCTCTACTCCATGGCCCTGGCTCTGGGCACGGCCCTGGCCGCCGCTGTCACCGTCCCGGTCACCGGGGCGCTGGGCGGCAACTGGCAGACCGGTCTGGTCGTCTGGGCCGTGCTCGCCGCCGTCGCCGTGCTGCCCTGGGTCGTCCTCGTACGCGACCGCACCCCGGCCCCGGACCGGCCGGCGCCGGCCGCCGCGAACACCACCGATGCGCCGCCCCTGAAGATCGCCCGCTCCCGGACCGCCTGGAGCCTCGCCTGCTTCTTCGGCCTCCAGGCCACCGCCGCCTACATCACCATGGGCTGGATGCCGCAGATCTTCCGCGACGCCGGGGTCTCCGCCGGCACGGCCGGACTCCTCCTCGCGGTCACCATGGCGATGGGCGTCCCGCTGGCCTTCGTCATCCCCCGGGTCGCCTCCCGGCTCAGGAACCAGGGCCCCATCGTCGTCGTCCTCGGCCTGTGCGGCCTCATCGGCTACAGCGGCCTCTACCTCGCCCCCGCCGCCGGAGCCTGGGCCTGGGCCCTGCTCCTCGGGGTCGCCAACTGCGCCTTCCCGCTCGCCCTCACCATGATCGGCATGCGGGCCCGGTCCGGCGCGGGCGTGGTCCGCCTCTCCGCCTTCGCCCAGTCCACCGGCTACCTGCTGTCCATCCCCGGCCCGCTGCTCGTCGGCGTCCTCTACCAGCACAGCGGCGGCTGGGGCCTGCCGATCGCCCTGATGGCGGGCCTCATGATTCCCCAGATGGCGGCCGGGATCCTCGCCGGCCGGGACCGGACGATCGAGGACGAGTGCTGA
- a CDS encoding FHA domain-containing protein, with amino-acid sequence MGRGVPELVLELNGSTWTLDPSRSYTLGRDPQGDLTIDDARVSWRHATISWNGRSWSVEDHGSTNGTYEQGRRIQQAELGVGSVLHLGNATDGPRVSLSAAADAGVAGGQAAGAHQAPAHQPHQQPGGGAAGPHGQQAPAQHQPPAQHQAAAQHLAWQQPQHAPQQQVPHQNVPHQQSPGQGGPGQGGAAGAPPVYGDRSPTTFHQLALGRVMRIGRALENELVVSDLQVSRHHAEFHATPDGRFEIRDLGSHNGTYVNGQPLHKSGSALIGPNDIVGVGHSTFRLVGDRLEEFVDTGEVSFSARHLTVTVDGGKQILKDVSFGVPEKSLIAVIGPSGSGKSTLLKALTGYRPANQGDVLYDNRNLYKQFAELRQRIGLVPQDDILHKELTVAKALKYAAKLRFPADTTEAERQSRITEVLTELKLDIHKDKKITSLSGGQRKRVSVALELLTKPSLIFLDEPTSGLDPGMDRDVMQLLRGLADDGRTVLVVTHSVAELAICDKLLVMAPGGSVAYFGPPEEALNFFGYTSWADVFSAFENYRDYDWAGRWRGSQHYQMYAADIDAVAAQPVTMPSPQQIRPPKPQTWGTQLWTLVRRYVAVIASDKAFLGLMVALPAVIGVLAAVIPADFGLAAPTPPTRFNGKAGMILLILAVGICLAGSASSVRELIKERVIYERERATGLSRSAYLTSKVIVLGVITAFQSVILCGICFAVRDLPEEGLLMPPAVEICLSIVALGFTSMMFGLMISALVKTSEMTMPLLVMFAIVQLVFTGVLFQVYGTPGLEQLTWLMPSRWGVAAAGTTLDLANLMPPWDPKNPTDLDPLWEATAPQWGINLFVLLAIGALCAVAVARLLRRHEPEVMRK; translated from the coding sequence GTGGGGCGCGGAGTGCCGGAACTCGTACTGGAATTGAATGGCAGCACCTGGACGCTCGATCCGTCCAGGTCGTACACCCTCGGGCGTGATCCCCAGGGCGACCTGACGATCGACGACGCCAGGGTGTCGTGGCGGCACGCCACGATCAGCTGGAACGGCCGCAGTTGGTCCGTCGAGGACCACGGCAGCACCAACGGCACCTATGAGCAGGGCCGGCGGATCCAGCAGGCGGAGCTCGGCGTCGGCTCGGTGCTGCACCTGGGCAACGCCACGGACGGACCCCGGGTGAGTCTCAGCGCCGCCGCGGACGCCGGAGTGGCCGGCGGCCAGGCGGCCGGCGCCCACCAGGCCCCGGCGCACCAGCCCCACCAGCAGCCCGGAGGCGGCGCCGCCGGCCCGCACGGACAACAGGCACCCGCCCAGCACCAGCCACCCGCCCAGCACCAGGCCGCTGCCCAGCACCTGGCCTGGCAGCAGCCGCAGCACGCGCCCCAGCAGCAGGTCCCGCACCAGAACGTGCCCCACCAGCAGAGCCCCGGGCAGGGCGGACCGGGACAGGGCGGCGCCGCGGGGGCGCCGCCGGTCTACGGCGACCGCAGCCCCACCACGTTCCACCAGCTGGCACTCGGCCGGGTCATGCGCATCGGCCGTGCGCTGGAGAACGAACTGGTCGTCTCCGACCTCCAGGTCTCCCGCCACCACGCCGAGTTCCACGCGACGCCCGACGGCCGCTTCGAGATCCGCGACCTGGGCTCGCACAACGGCACGTACGTCAACGGCCAGCCGCTCCACAAGTCCGGCTCGGCCCTCATCGGCCCGAACGACATCGTCGGCGTCGGCCACTCGACGTTCCGGCTGGTCGGCGACCGGCTGGAAGAGTTCGTCGACACCGGTGAGGTCTCCTTCTCCGCCCGCCACCTCACGGTGACGGTCGACGGCGGGAAGCAGATCCTCAAGGACGTCTCCTTCGGCGTCCCCGAGAAGTCGCTCATCGCGGTCATCGGCCCGTCCGGCTCCGGAAAGTCCACCCTGCTCAAGGCGCTCACCGGTTACCGGCCCGCCAACCAGGGCGACGTCCTCTACGACAACCGGAACCTGTACAAGCAGTTCGCCGAACTGCGCCAGCGCATCGGCCTGGTCCCGCAGGACGACATCCTGCACAAGGAACTGACCGTGGCCAAGGCCCTCAAGTACGCGGCCAAGCTGCGCTTCCCCGCGGACACCACCGAGGCCGAGCGCCAGTCGCGGATCACCGAGGTCCTCACGGAGCTCAAGCTCGACATCCACAAGGACAAGAAGATCACTTCGCTCTCCGGCGGCCAGCGCAAGCGCGTGTCGGTCGCCCTGGAGCTGCTCACCAAGCCGTCGCTGATCTTCCTGGACGAGCCGACCTCCGGCCTCGACCCGGGTATGGACCGCGATGTCATGCAGCTGCTGCGGGGCCTCGCCGACGACGGCCGCACGGTGCTCGTGGTCACGCACTCGGTCGCCGAGCTGGCGATCTGCGACAAGCTCCTCGTGATGGCGCCCGGCGGCTCCGTCGCCTACTTCGGTCCGCCGGAGGAAGCGCTGAACTTCTTCGGCTACACCAGCTGGGCCGACGTCTTCTCCGCCTTCGAGAACTACCGCGACTACGACTGGGCGGGCCGCTGGCGGGGATCGCAGCACTACCAGATGTACGCCGCCGACATCGACGCCGTCGCGGCCCAGCCGGTCACCATGCCGTCCCCGCAGCAGATACGCCCGCCGAAGCCGCAGACCTGGGGCACGCAGCTGTGGACCCTGGTGCGCCGGTACGTCGCCGTCATCGCCTCGGACAAGGCCTTCCTCGGCCTGATGGTGGCGCTGCCCGCGGTGATCGGCGTGCTGGCCGCGGTCATCCCGGCGGACTTCGGACTGGCCGCGCCCACCCCGCCGACCCGGTTCAACGGCAAGGCGGGAATGATCCTGCTGATCCTCGCGGTCGGCATCTGCCTCGCCGGCTCGGCCAGCTCCGTACGAGAACTGATCAAGGAACGCGTCATCTACGAACGGGAACGGGCCACCGGCCTCTCCCGCTCGGCCTATCTGACGTCCAAGGTGATCGTGCTCGGCGTGATCACGGCCTTCCAGAGCGTCATCCTCTGCGGCATCTGCTTCGCCGTCCGTGACCTGCCGGAGGAGGGGCTGCTCATGCCTCCGGCCGTCGAGATCTGCCTCTCCATCGTGGCCCTCGGGTTCACCTCGATGATGTTCGGCCTGATGATCTCCGCGCTGGTCAAGACCTCCGAGATGACCATGCCCCTGCTGGTCATGTTCGCGATCGTCCAGCTGGTGTTCACCGGGGTCCTCTTCCAGGTCTACGGGACGCCGGGCCTGGAGCAGCTCACCTGGCTGATGCCGTCCCGCTGGGGCGTGGCCGCGGCCGGCACCACGCTGGACCTGGCCAACCTGATGCCGCCGTGGGACCCGAAGAACCCGACCGACCTGGACCCGCTCTGGGAGGCCACGGCGCCCCAGTGGGGGATCAACCTCTTCGTGCTGCTGGCGATCGGAGCCCTCTGCGCGGTCGCCGTCGCGCGCCTGCTGCGCCGCCACGAGCCCGAGGTCATGCGCAAGTAG
- a CDS encoding S-adenosylmethionine:tRNA ribosyltransferase-isomerase, with product MEALRVPDALSARVPAEQRGAGRDDVRLLVSRGRAVAHHAFRELPEQLRAGDVLVVNTSMTLPAAVNGRVGGEQVVVHFSTRGADGRWAVELRAPAGAGVTGPRPGGPAGAVVRLPGGRALVLEEPLGPAAGARLWWARVPERVPELLHRYGRPIRYGYTDRDQPLSAYRTVFAVPSPDGSGSAEMPSAARPFTVPLVAELVRRGVLFAPLSLHTGVASAEAHEPPYPERFAVPAATAWLVNAVREAGRGRVVAVGTTAVRALESAVGADGAVRPADGWTDLVVTPRRGVRAVDGLLTGLHEPRASHLLMLEAVAGREALRRGYEAALQERYLWHEFGDVHLILPDEERNAPNCSSNEW from the coding sequence CTGGAGGCTCTGCGAGTGCCGGACGCGTTGTCGGCACGTGTGCCGGCCGAGCAGCGCGGGGCAGGGCGGGACGACGTGCGGCTGCTCGTTTCCCGGGGGCGGGCGGTCGCGCACCACGCGTTCCGGGAGCTGCCTGAGCAGTTGCGGGCCGGTGACGTGCTGGTGGTGAACACGTCCATGACGCTGCCCGCGGCGGTGAACGGCCGGGTCGGCGGGGAGCAGGTCGTCGTGCACTTCTCGACACGGGGTGCGGACGGCCGGTGGGCGGTGGAGCTGCGGGCGCCGGCGGGGGCTGGGGTGACGGGGCCGCGGCCCGGTGGTCCGGCGGGGGCGGTGGTGCGGCTGCCGGGCGGGCGGGCCCTGGTGCTGGAGGAGCCGCTCGGGCCCGCGGCCGGGGCCCGGCTGTGGTGGGCGCGGGTGCCGGAGCGGGTGCCGGAGCTGCTGCACCGGTACGGGCGGCCGATCCGCTACGGGTACACGGACCGGGACCAGCCGCTGTCGGCGTACCGGACGGTGTTCGCGGTGCCCTCCCCGGACGGGAGCGGTTCGGCGGAGATGCCGAGCGCCGCGCGCCCCTTCACGGTCCCGCTGGTGGCGGAGCTGGTGCGCCGGGGGGTGCTGTTCGCTCCGTTGTCCCTCCATACGGGGGTGGCCTCGGCGGAGGCGCACGAGCCGCCGTACCCGGAGCGGTTCGCGGTGCCGGCGGCGACGGCATGGCTGGTCAACGCCGTACGGGAGGCGGGTCGCGGGCGGGTCGTCGCCGTGGGGACGACGGCCGTGCGCGCGCTGGAGTCGGCGGTCGGCGCGGACGGGGCGGTGCGGCCCGCCGACGGGTGGACGGACCTCGTGGTGACGCCGCGGCGCGGGGTCCGGGCGGTGGACGGTCTGCTGACCGGGCTGCACGAGCCGCGGGCCTCGCATCTGCTGATGCTGGAGGCGGTGGCGGGGCGCGAGGCGTTGCGCCGCGGGTACGAGGCGGCGCTCCAGGAGCGGTACCTCTGGCATGAGTTCGGGGACGTCCACCTCATCCTGCCGGATGAGGAACGTAACGCTCCGAATTGCTCCAGCAACGAATGGTGA